Proteins co-encoded in one Listeria ivanovii subsp. ivanovii genomic window:
- the nrdD gene encoding anaerobic ribonucleoside-triphosphate reductase, translating to MYVEQLNEQMVIKRDGRKASFDLIKIRNAIEASMKAINLEDEPFLEEVLLEVVSELPNKADMTIDEIQNSVENTLMKSTYPDVARAYIEYRHDRDHERENITDMHKSVEKLLQKDKTVVNENANKDATVFNTQRDLTAGAVAKSYALKYMLPKHVSNAHLKGEIHFHDLDYSPYHAMTNCCLIDIESMLSKGFTIGNANVESPKSIQTATAQIAQIIANVASSQYGGCSVDRIDEVLSVYARLNFEKHQKDAAEWVVLEKQEGYAEEKTRKDIYDAMQSLEYEINTLYTSNGQTPFVTLGFGLGKDWFAREIQKAILKVRIGGVGKDKHTAIFPKLVFSIRRGTNLNAADPNYDIKQLALECSSKRMYPDVLNYDSLVRLTGDFKVPMGCRSFLPAWTNENGEHVNAGRNNLGVVTLNIPRIAIQSGGDKDRFWEIFHDRMKTVKDALLFRLNRVRQARPENAPILYKYGAFGKRLQDGEEVDQLFNKERSTISIGYIGLYEAATVFYGGEWEGDAEAKDFTLAILKELKAYADNWKDEYGYWFSVYSTPSESLTDRFNRLDKEKYGVIKDITDKDYYQNSFHYDVRKKITPFEKIDFEKDYPEFCSGGFIHYCEYPKMVHNTKALEAVWDYSYDRVAYLGTNTPIDKCYECDFEGEFVPTEEGFKCPSCGNTDPEKADVVKRTCGYLGNPMKRPMVHGRHVEISNRVKHMENLGE from the coding sequence ATGTACGTGGAACAACTTAATGAACAAATGGTAATAAAAAGGGACGGCCGTAAAGCAAGTTTTGATTTAATTAAAATTCGTAATGCGATTGAAGCATCTATGAAAGCAATTAATTTAGAGGACGAACCCTTTTTAGAAGAGGTTTTGCTTGAGGTTGTAAGTGAATTACCTAACAAGGCAGATATGACCATCGATGAGATCCAGAATAGCGTCGAAAATACTTTAATGAAATCGACGTATCCAGATGTTGCGAGGGCTTACATAGAATATCGCCATGATCGTGACCATGAGCGTGAGAACATCACAGACATGCACAAAAGCGTAGAAAAATTACTACAAAAAGACAAAACAGTCGTCAACGAAAATGCCAATAAAGATGCAACGGTATTTAACACCCAACGAGATTTGACAGCAGGCGCCGTAGCCAAAAGTTATGCCCTAAAATATATGCTGCCAAAACACGTATCCAATGCTCATCTAAAAGGAGAAATTCATTTTCACGATTTAGATTACAGCCCGTATCACGCTATGACGAACTGTTGTTTAATTGATATTGAAAGTATGTTATCAAAAGGATTTACAATTGGTAATGCCAATGTAGAAAGTCCGAAGTCTATCCAAACAGCAACCGCACAAATTGCTCAAATCATCGCAAACGTTGCCAGCTCACAGTATGGTGGTTGTTCCGTAGATAGGATTGATGAAGTATTATCTGTCTATGCTCGCTTGAATTTTGAAAAACATCAAAAAGATGCAGCAGAATGGGTTGTTCTAGAAAAACAAGAAGGCTATGCAGAAGAAAAAACGCGCAAAGATATTTATGATGCAATGCAAAGCCTTGAATACGAAATCAACACGTTGTATACAAGTAACGGACAAACACCTTTTGTAACGCTAGGATTTGGTCTTGGAAAAGACTGGTTTGCTCGTGAAATCCAAAAGGCTATCCTAAAAGTTCGGATTGGCGGTGTTGGGAAAGACAAACATACAGCGATTTTTCCAAAGCTAGTATTTTCGATTCGTCGTGGAACCAACCTGAATGCAGCTGATCCAAACTACGATATTAAACAATTAGCACTTGAATGTTCCTCTAAGCGGATGTATCCAGATGTACTGAATTATGATTCACTCGTTCGTTTAACAGGTGATTTTAAAGTTCCGATGGGTTGTCGTTCGTTCTTACCTGCTTGGACTAACGAAAACGGAGAACATGTAAATGCTGGAAGAAACAATCTTGGTGTAGTAACACTTAATATTCCACGAATTGCTATCCAAAGTGGTGGGGACAAAGACCGTTTTTGGGAAATTTTCCATGACCGGATGAAAACGGTCAAAGATGCGCTACTTTTCCGTTTAAACCGTGTGCGCCAAGCTCGTCCAGAAAATGCACCAATTTTATATAAATATGGCGCATTTGGCAAACGACTACAAGACGGAGAAGAGGTTGATCAACTTTTCAATAAAGAACGTTCAACTATTTCGATTGGTTACATCGGGCTTTATGAAGCAGCAACTGTATTTTATGGTGGCGAATGGGAAGGCGATGCAGAAGCAAAAGACTTCACATTAGCTATCCTCAAAGAATTAAAAGCATATGCAGACAACTGGAAAGACGAGTATGGCTATTGGTTTAGTGTCTACTCTACTCCAAGTGAAAGTTTGACAGACCGTTTTAATCGTTTAGACAAAGAAAAATATGGTGTAATCAAAGACATCACCGACAAAGATTATTATCAAAACTCATTCCATTATGATGTACGCAAAAAAATTACACCATTTGAAAAAATTGATTTTGAAAAAGATTATCCAGAATTTTGTTCAGGCGGATTTATTCATTACTGTGAGTATCCTAAAATGGTACACAATACGAAGGCACTTGAGGCTGTATGGGATTACTCTTATGACCGTGTAGCTTATCTTGGAACAAATACACCAATCGACAAATGCTATGAATGTGACTTTGAAGGAGAATTTGTACCGACGGAAGAAGGATTTAAATGCCCTAGTTGTGGAAATACCGATCCAGAAAAAGCGGATGTCGTAAAACGTACATGTGGCTATTTAGGTAATCCAATGAAGCGTCCAATGGTTCATGGACGTCATGTGGAAATTAGCAATCGAGTAAAACATATGGAGAACTTAGGTGAATAA
- the nrdG gene encoding anaerobic ribonucleoside-triphosphate reductase activating protein: MNNPKPGEWKSTELSRGYIADYKAFNFVDGEGVRCSLYVSGCPFHCEGCYNKAAQSFKYGKPYTKELEDDILKDIGHESVQGLTLLGGEPFLNTATCLSVVKRIRTTYGDSKDIWSWTGYTWEEMMQETPDKLELLSLIDVLVDGRFEQKLFDPNLAFRGSSNQRIIDVQKSLSKQEVILYEL, encoded by the coding sequence GTGAATAATCCAAAACCTGGCGAATGGAAGTCGACCGAATTATCCAGAGGCTATATCGCTGACTATAAAGCATTCAACTTTGTGGACGGGGAGGGTGTACGATGCAGTTTGTATGTATCGGGATGTCCTTTCCACTGCGAAGGTTGCTACAATAAAGCCGCACAATCTTTTAAATACGGCAAACCTTACACGAAAGAACTAGAAGACGATATTCTGAAAGATATTGGGCATGAAAGTGTTCAAGGCTTAACGCTGCTTGGCGGGGAACCGTTCTTAAATACCGCCACATGTCTATCCGTTGTGAAGCGAATCCGGACGACATACGGGGATTCGAAAGATATTTGGTCATGGACAGGCTACACTTGGGAAGAAATGATGCAAGAAACCCCAGACAAACTAGAATTATTGTCCTTAATAGATGTCTTGGTAGATGGTCGCTTTGAACAAAAACTATTCGATCCAAACTTAGCATTCCGCGGTTCTAGCAACCAACGAATTATTGATGTACAAAAATCACTTAGCAAACAAGAAGTTATATTATATGAGCTATAA
- a CDS encoding Crp/Fnr family transcriptional regulator gives MNTIFNYQEFIQLSQKGNISFEKITIPNRTQLIDEEGLTKEHVYLIIDGYVSTSLSPDSPNIYTILGKGLFVNYYSLLEENMQKLTFKTISECVVYKYSFKDLEYFLSMFPENFGFQFFIMKELTRHSFFKSLLSDCIPAGKLELSFANIAKFHGTMMEPNSVILPKEIRTKIIAAYSGLSKSSFYKQLAILTEQGKIEKVDNCWVIHNKELYNCVKKRPTITQ, from the coding sequence ATGAATACGATATTTAATTATCAGGAATTCATCCAACTCTCTCAAAAAGGTAATATTAGTTTTGAAAAAATTACTATTCCTAACCGTACACAATTAATTGATGAAGAAGGGCTTACCAAAGAACATGTTTATCTAATTATTGATGGATATGTTTCCACATCGTTAAGTCCAGATTCACCTAATATTTATACTATTTTAGGTAAAGGCTTATTTGTTAATTATTACAGTTTATTAGAAGAAAATATGCAAAAATTAACTTTCAAAACTATTTCCGAATGCGTGGTTTATAAATATTCCTTTAAAGATTTAGAGTATTTCCTTTCCATGTTTCCTGAAAATTTCGGTTTTCAATTTTTCATAATGAAGGAACTAACGAGGCATTCTTTTTTCAAAAGTCTGCTTAGTGATTGTATTCCAGCTGGTAAATTAGAGCTTTCTTTTGCTAATATTGCGAAATTCCACGGAACTATGATGGAACCAAATAGCGTGATACTTCCTAAAGAAATACGGACAAAAATTATCGCTGCATATAGTGGTCTTTCCAAGAGTAGTTTTTATAAACAACTTGCGATTTTAACAGAGCAAGGTAAAATCGAGAAAGTGGATAATTGTTGGGTTATTCATAATAAAGAATTGTATAATTGTGTGAAAAAAAGACCCACTATCACTCAATGA
- a CDS encoding carbon-nitrogen family hydrolase has protein sequence MWKLALCQTDVAFKYPDANYARMEKAVVEAAKNGADVAILPEMWNTGYALSELSGLADLNGERTKEFLTNLAEKHQIAIIGGSVAISEGSKFSNTMYAFDRYGGLLSSYKKVHLFQLMNEHLFIEAGNDTNLFRLNDVSCAGFICYDIRFPEWIRKHTSEGSEVLFISAQWPAERITQWKQLLIARAIENQAFIVAVNRVGDDPQNHFNGHSLVIDPLGNVVAQAGEGEENLYAEIDLSLVAETRGIIPIFTDRRPELY, from the coding sequence ATGTGGAAGTTGGCATTATGTCAAACGGATGTGGCTTTTAAATATCCAGATGCAAATTATGCGCGAATGGAAAAAGCTGTTGTCGAAGCAGCAAAAAATGGGGCAGATGTTGCAATTTTACCTGAAATGTGGAATACCGGCTATGCCTTAAGCGAATTATCTGGACTTGCCGATTTAAATGGGGAGCGCACAAAAGAGTTTTTAACAAACCTAGCTGAAAAACATCAAATTGCCATCATTGGTGGTTCAGTAGCGATTTCAGAAGGAAGTAAATTTTCAAATACGATGTACGCATTTGATCGTTATGGTGGTTTATTATCTTCCTATAAGAAGGTTCACTTATTCCAACTGATGAATGAGCATTTATTTATCGAAGCTGGTAATGATACCAATTTATTCAGACTAAATGATGTTTCTTGCGCTGGTTTTATATGTTATGACATCCGTTTTCCTGAATGGATACGGAAACATACTTCTGAAGGATCAGAAGTATTATTTATTTCTGCTCAGTGGCCGGCAGAACGAATTACCCAATGGAAACAGCTATTAATCGCACGGGCTATTGAAAACCAAGCTTTTATCGTTGCTGTAAACCGTGTAGGTGACGATCCACAAAATCATTTCAACGGTCACTCACTTGTTATTGATCCACTTGGAAATGTGGTTGCTCAAGCAGGCGAAGGAGAAGAAAACCTCTATGCCGAAATCGACTTAAGCCTTGTCGCTGAAACTAGAGGCATTATTCCTATTTTCACAGATAGACGTCCTGAGTTATACTAG
- a CDS encoding methionine ABC transporter permease — translation MSSFFEEWGPILWQGFLETLTMTGITLVIALAIGLPLGVFLILTRKGGQSENLVVYSILNWVINILRSLPFIILLFLMIPVTRAVVGTTIGIQGVIMPLVVFTAPYIARLMESALLEVDKGVIEAYQAMGISTPKIIWSVVIREARSGIVLGLTIATIGLIGATAMAGLVGAGGLGTIAYQYGFQRFEPTVMYTTIIILIIMVQALQSFGNFLSRRLKKD, via the coding sequence ATGAGTTCATTTTTTGAAGAATGGGGACCGATTCTCTGGCAGGGATTTTTAGAAACTTTGACAATGACAGGGATTACGCTTGTTATTGCCTTAGCTATTGGTCTACCTCTTGGCGTATTTTTAATTTTAACGCGTAAAGGCGGACAATCAGAAAATCTAGTTGTCTATAGTATTTTGAACTGGGTTATCAATATTTTACGTTCATTACCTTTTATCATTCTATTATTCTTAATGATTCCAGTAACACGTGCCGTTGTTGGAACTACTATTGGGATTCAAGGTGTGATTATGCCACTTGTTGTATTTACAGCACCTTATATTGCACGTTTAATGGAGTCCGCCCTACTTGAAGTAGATAAAGGGGTTATCGAAGCATATCAAGCAATGGGAATCTCCACACCAAAGATCATCTGGAGTGTTGTTATTCGTGAAGCACGGTCTGGTATCGTACTCGGTCTAACTATCGCTACGATTGGTTTAATTGGTGCAACAGCAATGGCCGGACTTGTTGGTGCTGGCGGACTAGGAACAATCGCCTACCAATATGGCTTCCAACGCTTCGAACCTACTGTCATGTACACAACCATTATTATATTGATTATTATGGTTCAAGCACTACAATCGTTTGGTAATTTCTTATCAAGACGTCTAAAAAAGGATTAA
- a CDS encoding methionine ABC transporter ATP-binding protein: protein MIELHQVSKTFNVNGKTVEAVKNVSIKVKKGEIFGVVGYSGAGKSTLVRCINLLERPDAGQVLIDGKNLSTLSSKELRVARRKIGMIFQGYNLLKTATVYDNIAKPLQLEGVPKTEIEIRVNKYLSIVGLEDKRNNYPSQLSGGQKQRVAIARALAHEPEILLSDEATSALDPETTEAILQLLLKINAELGITIFLITHELDVIQRICDHVAVMENGHLVEQGTVLDIFTQAKHATTKRFVGSEASFDIPQDLLEKYIATGKLVSLHFIGDEADEPALALVSRKFDVLPSILAGGIDHLKNGTLGKLLVHLKGDEIEYSKAIAYLKESGVVVEEVELL, encoded by the coding sequence TTGATTGAACTACATCAAGTATCAAAGACATTTAACGTTAATGGAAAAACGGTAGAAGCTGTTAAAAACGTATCTATCAAGGTCAAAAAAGGAGAAATTTTTGGCGTCGTTGGTTATAGTGGCGCTGGCAAAAGTACACTCGTTCGTTGCATCAATCTGCTTGAACGTCCAGACGCGGGCCAAGTTTTGATTGATGGCAAGAATCTGTCTACCCTTTCAAGTAAAGAGCTGCGCGTGGCTCGTCGCAAAATTGGGATGATTTTCCAAGGATACAATCTGCTTAAAACGGCTACCGTCTATGATAATATCGCTAAACCACTCCAACTGGAAGGTGTACCAAAGACGGAAATCGAGATACGTGTGAACAAATATTTATCGATTGTTGGCTTAGAGGATAAAAGAAATAACTATCCAAGCCAACTTTCTGGCGGTCAGAAACAGCGTGTGGCGATTGCTCGCGCGCTTGCACATGAGCCAGAAATTTTGCTTAGCGATGAAGCAACAAGCGCACTTGATCCGGAAACGACCGAAGCAATTTTACAACTATTACTTAAAATTAACGCTGAACTAGGCATCACGATTTTCTTAATTACACACGAGCTTGATGTGATTCAACGCATTTGTGACCATGTTGCCGTTATGGAAAATGGGCATTTGGTCGAACAAGGCACTGTTTTAGATATTTTCACCCAAGCCAAACACGCGACTACCAAACGCTTTGTTGGTTCCGAAGCAAGTTTTGATATTCCACAAGATCTACTCGAAAAATATATCGCAACTGGAAAATTGGTATCCCTCCATTTCATTGGTGACGAAGCAGATGAACCAGCCCTTGCACTCGTTTCACGCAAATTTGATGTTTTGCCTAGTATTTTAGCTGGGGGAATTGATCATTTGAAAAATGGAACTCTCGGAAAACTGCTTGTCCATTTAAAAGGAGACGAAATAGAATACAGTAAAGCAATTGCTTATTTAAAAGAATCTGGTGTTGTTGTTGAGGAGGTCGAGTTACTATGA
- a CDS encoding MetQ/NlpA family ABC transporter substrate-binding protein: MKKLTKGLGILLASSLILGLAACGGGSDDKALSTKEITIGTTAGPHQQIAEEVQKLAKKDGLEIKIKTFDDYNTPNTALNDGDLDANNYQTIPFLEQQKKDKGYKLDVAFKTVAFPMGIYSNDIKDLKELKKGDKIAVPNDPSNEYRGLKLFEDAGIIKLKDGVEEKATKKDIAENPLDLEIVELEASQIPAQLDEVAAAAINTNFAMGAGLSINKDAIYHEPTKDNPYPNVFVVRTENKDDEVVKTLEKYYHSDDVKAFIEKEFNGSVVPAF, translated from the coding sequence ATGAAAAAATTAACAAAAGGGTTAGGAATTTTACTTGCATCAAGCCTTATTTTAGGATTAGCAGCATGCGGAGGAGGCAGCGATGATAAAGCCTTAAGCACGAAAGAAATAACGATTGGAACTACTGCTGGACCACACCAACAAATCGCTGAAGAAGTTCAAAAACTAGCAAAAAAAGATGGACTAGAAATCAAAATCAAAACATTTGATGATTATAATACACCAAATACAGCTTTAAATGATGGTGACTTGGATGCTAACAACTACCAAACGATTCCATTTTTAGAGCAACAAAAGAAAGATAAAGGCTACAAACTAGATGTCGCTTTTAAAACAGTTGCCTTCCCAATGGGGATTTACTCCAACGACATTAAAGATTTAAAAGAGCTGAAAAAAGGCGACAAAATTGCCGTTCCAAATGATCCTAGTAACGAATATCGAGGTCTAAAATTGTTTGAAGATGCTGGTATCATTAAACTAAAAGATGGCGTGGAAGAAAAAGCAACGAAAAAAGATATTGCCGAAAATCCATTAGATCTTGAAATTGTTGAACTAGAAGCTTCTCAAATCCCTGCACAATTAGATGAAGTGGCAGCCGCAGCTATCAATACTAACTTTGCAATGGGCGCTGGACTTTCTATTAATAAAGACGCAATTTACCACGAACCAACGAAAGACAATCCATATCCAAATGTATTTGTTGTCCGTACTGAAAACAAAGATGATGAAGTCGTAAAAACGTTAGAAAAATATTACCATTCTGATGATGTAAAAGCATTTATTGAAAAAGAATTTAATGGGTCTGTAGTACCTGCATTCTAG
- a CDS encoding pyridoxal phosphate-dependent aminotransferase, with the protein MKISKRLQNLPDQFFSSLVEKVGKKVAAGHDVINLGQGNPDQPTPAHIVEALKTASEKPGNHKYSLFRGKHELKKAAADFYAREYNVTLDPATEVAILFGTKTGLVELPICVMDPGDVMLLPDPGYPDYLSGVVLGEVQFETMPLIAENNFLPDFTKIPTDVAEKAELMYLNYPNNPTGAIATADFFEETVAFAKENNITVAHDFAYGGIGFDGKKPISFLQTPGAKEVGIELYTLSKTYNMAGWRVGFAVGNKDVIEAINLIQDHMYVSLFPGIQDAAIEALTGDQTCVSELNNRYQKRRNAFITACEKIGWQAIAPAGSFFAWMPVPEAFTSSRFADYLLEEVSVAVADGSGFGEFGEGYVRVGLLMDEARLEEAVTRISKLHLFDKVPQS; encoded by the coding sequence ATGAAAATTTCCAAACGCTTGCAAAATTTACCAGATCAGTTTTTTTCTAGTTTAGTGGAAAAAGTGGGCAAGAAAGTAGCGGCAGGTCATGATGTTATTAACTTAGGTCAAGGAAATCCTGATCAGCCAACACCTGCGCATATTGTAGAGGCACTTAAAACTGCTTCTGAAAAACCCGGAAATCATAAGTATTCTTTATTTCGCGGTAAACATGAATTAAAAAAAGCGGCGGCAGATTTTTATGCACGTGAATATAATGTAACTCTTGATCCTGCAACCGAAGTAGCGATTTTATTTGGGACGAAAACAGGCTTAGTCGAGTTACCAATATGCGTCATGGATCCTGGTGATGTCATGCTTTTACCAGATCCAGGCTATCCTGATTACTTGTCTGGTGTCGTGTTAGGAGAAGTACAGTTTGAAACAATGCCACTCATTGCGGAAAATAACTTTTTGCCAGATTTCACTAAAATTCCTACAGATGTTGCCGAAAAAGCGGAATTAATGTATTTAAACTATCCTAATAATCCAACTGGCGCGATTGCAACAGCTGATTTCTTTGAAGAAACAGTCGCCTTCGCTAAAGAAAATAATATAACCGTTGCTCACGATTTTGCTTATGGTGGGATTGGTTTTGACGGTAAAAAGCCAATTAGTTTCCTGCAAACACCTGGCGCAAAAGAAGTTGGAATTGAATTATATACACTCTCAAAAACATACAACATGGCAGGATGGCGAGTTGGTTTTGCAGTTGGAAATAAAGACGTTATCGAAGCAATCAACCTTATTCAAGATCATATGTATGTAAGTTTATTCCCGGGAATTCAAGATGCAGCAATCGAAGCTCTAACAGGCGACCAAACATGCGTCAGCGAATTGAATAATCGTTATCAAAAAAGGCGAAATGCTTTTATTACTGCTTGCGAAAAAATTGGCTGGCAAGCAATTGCTCCAGCTGGTTCATTCTTTGCTTGGATGCCAGTTCCAGAAGCCTTCACTAGTAGTCGTTTTGCGGACTATTTATTAGAAGAAGTGAGCGTTGCAGTTGCAGATGGTAGTGGTTTTGGGGAATTTGGCGAGGGGTATGTTCGAGTGGGTCTATTAATGGATGAAGCACGTTTAGAAGAGGCAGTTACCCGAATTTCCAAATTGCACCTTTTTGATAAAGTTCCACAAAGTTAA
- the yycF gene encoding response regulator YycF, whose protein sequence is MAEKKILVVDDEKPIADIVKFNLNKEGFDVYCAYDGDEALELVEEVQPDLILLDIMLPGRDGIEVCREVRKKYDMPIIMVTAKDSEIDKVIGLELGADDYVTKPFSNRELIARVKANLRRHSQVSSSAAEEEENSELEIGSLIIHPDAYVASKRGETIELTHREFELLHYLAKHMGQVMTREHLLQTVWGYDYFGDVRTVDVTVRRLREKIEDNPSHPAWLVTRRGVGYYLRNPEQE, encoded by the coding sequence ATGGCAGAAAAGAAAATCCTTGTAGTAGATGATGAAAAACCAATTGCGGATATAGTTAAATTTAATCTAAATAAAGAAGGATTTGATGTATATTGCGCCTATGATGGCGATGAAGCATTAGAACTAGTTGAAGAAGTCCAACCAGATTTGATTTTACTAGATATTATGCTTCCTGGTCGCGATGGTATTGAGGTATGTCGTGAAGTTCGTAAAAAATATGATATGCCAATTATTATGGTCACAGCAAAAGACTCGGAAATTGACAAAGTTATCGGTCTAGAACTTGGTGCAGATGATTATGTAACGAAGCCTTTCAGTAATCGTGAATTAATTGCCCGAGTGAAAGCTAATTTACGTCGTCATAGTCAAGTGAGCTCCAGTGCGGCAGAGGAAGAAGAAAATAGTGAACTAGAAATTGGTTCGTTAATTATTCATCCTGACGCATATGTTGCTTCTAAACGTGGTGAAACAATTGAACTTACGCATCGTGAATTTGAATTGCTTCATTATTTAGCAAAGCACATGGGCCAAGTAATGACGAGAGAACATTTACTCCAAACCGTTTGGGGCTATGATTACTTTGGTGATGTTCGTACTGTAGACGTTACCGTTCGTCGTTTACGTGAAAAAATTGAAGACAATCCAAGCCATCCAGCGTGGTTAGTAACAAGACGCGGCGTGGGCTATTATTTACGTAACCCTGAACAAGAATAA
- the walK gene encoding cell wall metabolism sensor histidine kinase WalK: protein MHKMRFFQSVQFKLVIMYLLLIIVAMQVIGAYFVRELEGQLEKNFQDSITNSITLLDYNAREEILKSSDNTVKLQNDIRELLVDYSRASSNIIEVRIVDEKGKILGTSNLNNQGIVGQKSNDPLVKRTLSLGTSSEDKIYKDESNKNNRVWVNVSSIKNKGEVIGAIYLVADIESVYKQVDDITNIFITGTLIAMIITAVLGILLSRTITKPIIEMKRQAYAMARGNYSRKVKVYGVDEIGELADSFNTLTKRVQEVQAMTEGERRKLSSVLAYMTDGVIATDRRGKVILINTPAEKMLRVKHESANGRSIIDVLDIGDKFQFEDLMEVDGSLTMDRSTADKPYILRANFSVIQRETGFNNGVIAVLHDITDQEKVDQERRDFVSNVSHELRTPLTSMHSYLEALSDGAWEDKEIAPRFLEVTQNETERMIRLVNDLLKLSRMDGGRERLEKSFVNFTDFFNHIIDRFEMMKKETIMFKRHIPKEPVIIEIDEDKVMQVLDNIISNANKYSPDGGRISFYLKKYENEIEVSIADEGLGVPEEDLATIFDRFFRVDKARSREMGGTGLGLAIAREVIEAHGGRIWAERNKTKGTIIKFTLPYSDLPEDDWE from the coding sequence ATGCATAAAATGAGATTTTTTCAGTCCGTACAATTTAAGTTAGTTATTATGTATTTGCTTCTGATTATTGTGGCGATGCAAGTAATAGGGGCTTATTTTGTTCGTGAACTGGAAGGACAACTGGAGAAGAATTTTCAAGATTCGATTACAAATAGTATCACATTACTCGATTATAACGCTCGAGAAGAAATTCTGAAAAGTAGCGATAATACCGTAAAGTTACAGAACGACATTCGCGAACTACTCGTTGACTATTCGCGTGCAAGTAGCAATATTATCGAAGTTAGAATAGTAGATGAAAAAGGGAAAATTCTCGGTACATCTAATTTAAATAACCAAGGAATCGTTGGGCAAAAAAGCAATGATCCACTTGTGAAACGTACGCTATCACTTGGCACAAGCTCAGAAGATAAAATCTATAAAGACGAGTCTAATAAAAATAATCGTGTCTGGGTGAATGTTTCCTCAATCAAAAACAAAGGCGAAGTGATTGGGGCTATTTATCTTGTCGCGGATATTGAGAGTGTCTACAAACAAGTAGATGACATTACAAATATCTTTATTACCGGGACACTAATCGCGATGATTATTACAGCTGTTCTAGGCATTTTGCTTTCGCGAACTATCACAAAACCAATCATTGAAATGAAACGTCAAGCCTATGCAATGGCGCGCGGGAATTATAGTCGCAAAGTAAAAGTGTATGGTGTCGATGAAATAGGTGAATTGGCTGACTCCTTTAACACCTTAACCAAGCGAGTACAAGAAGTACAAGCAATGACAGAAGGCGAACGGCGCAAATTATCATCTGTGCTAGCTTACATGACAGATGGAGTTATCGCTACAGACCGTCGTGGAAAAGTTATTCTAATCAACACGCCTGCGGAAAAAATGCTGCGTGTCAAACATGAAAGCGCGAATGGACGCTCAATTATCGATGTTTTAGATATAGGTGATAAATTCCAATTTGAAGATTTAATGGAAGTCGATGGATCGCTCACAATGGACCGAAGCACTGCGGACAAGCCATACATTCTCCGCGCTAATTTCTCTGTTATCCAGCGCGAAACTGGATTTAATAATGGCGTTATTGCTGTTTTACATGATATTACTGATCAAGAAAAGGTCGACCAAGAACGCCGTGATTTCGTTTCTAACGTTTCCCATGAACTTAGAACGCCACTTACTAGTATGCACAGTTATTTAGAAGCATTAAGCGATGGCGCATGGGAAGATAAAGAAATCGCTCCACGCTTCCTTGAAGTAACGCAAAATGAAACAGAACGAATGATTCGACTAGTAAACGATTTACTGAAACTGTCAAGAATGGATGGTGGCAGAGAACGTTTAGAGAAAAGTTTCGTGAATTTCACCGATTTCTTCAATCATATTATTGATCGTTTTGAAATGATGAAAAAAGAAACAATCATGTTCAAACGTCATATTCCAAAAGAGCCAGTTATTATTGAAATCGATGAAGACAAAGTAATGCAAGTGTTAGATAACATCATTTCAAATGCGAATAAATATTCACCAGACGGCGGTAGAATCTCCTTCTACTTGAAAAAATATGAAAATGAAATCGAAGTTAGTATCGCTGACGAAGGCCTTGGTGTGCCAGAAGAAGATTTAGCAACGATATTCGATCGCTTTTTCCGTGTAGATAAAGCTCGTTCACGGGAAATGGGAGGAACAGGGTTAGGGCTTGCCATTGCTCGAGAAGTTATCGAAGCACATGGTGGCCGAATTTGGGCAGAACGCAATAAAACTAAAGGTACCATTATTAAATTTACCCTGCCATACAGTGACTTACCGGAGGATGATTGGGAATGA